In one window of Oryza sativa Japonica Group chromosome 9, ASM3414082v1 DNA:
- the LOC4347062 gene encoding endoribonuclease Dicer homolog 4-like isoform X2 has translation MATPVNQDSITPVNTWEEDELELEEEEGLLCKRKRAKFSDSTVRQQQGIEAAAMDMVMEEAAALSLGVSASKEPVHVATGRVEQSNCGAKHANGTTDNEPARLRLHKICSATHWKEPSYDFEEQGPSHLKLFTCKVTIHVDTFTTTIVECISEPNRSKKAAQEHAAQGALWYLKIFGHAN, from the exons ATGGCGACTCCCGTGAACCAGGATAGCATCACTCCGGTGAACACGTGGGAGGAGGATGAACTGGAGCTGGAAGAAGAGGAG GGTTTGTTATGCAAGCGCAAAAGGGCTAAGTTTTCAGATTCCACTGTCCGACAGCAACAGGGGATTGAAGCTGCAGCCATGGATATGGTGATGGAGGAGGCTGCTGCTCTTTCACTCGGAGTTTCCGCTAGCAAGGAGCCTGTGCATGTGGCCACTGGTCGTGTCGAGCAGAGCAATTGTGGAGCAAAGCATGCCAATG GGACTACAGATAATGAACCAGCAAGGTTGAGACTGCATAAAATCTGCTCTGCAACTCACTGGAAGGAACCATCATATGACTTTGAAGAACAAGGGCCTTCCCATCTTAAACT GTTCACTTGCAAGGTGACTATCCATGTGGATACATTCACAACCACCATTGTGGAGTGCATCAGTGAACCTAATCGTTCCAAGAAAGCTGCCCAGGAACATGCTGCTCAAGGTGCATTGTGGTACCTCAAGATCTTTGGACACGCCAATTAA
- the LOC4347062 gene encoding endoribonuclease Dicer homolog 4-like isoform X1, which produces MALFRVALLFGFSLLFSFTSLLGSNQCLNSSCFCKGLLCKRKRAKFSDSTVRQQQGIEAAAMDMVMEEAAALSLGVSASKEPVHVATGRVEQSNCGAKHANGTTDNEPARLRLHKICSATHWKEPSYDFEEQGPSHLKLFTCKVTIHVDTFTTTIVECISEPNRSKKAAQEHAAQGALWYLKIFGHAN; this is translated from the exons ATGGCGTTGTTTAGAGTGGCATTGTTGTTTGGGttttctttattattttcttttacttCCTTATTAGGATCGAATCAGTGTCTAAATTCTTCCTGTTTCTGCAAGGGTTTGTTATGCAAGCGCAAAAGGGCTAAGTTTTCAGATTCCACTGTCCGACAGCAACAGGGGATTGAAGCTGCAGCCATGGATATGGTGATGGAGGAGGCTGCTGCTCTTTCACTCGGAGTTTCCGCTAGCAAGGAGCCTGTGCATGTGGCCACTGGTCGTGTCGAGCAGAGCAATTGTGGAGCAAAGCATGCCAATG GGACTACAGATAATGAACCAGCAAGGTTGAGACTGCATAAAATCTGCTCTGCAACTCACTGGAAGGAACCATCATATGACTTTGAAGAACAAGGGCCTTCCCATCTTAAACT GTTCACTTGCAAGGTGACTATCCATGTGGATACATTCACAACCACCATTGTGGAGTGCATCAGTGAACCTAATCGTTCCAAGAAAGCTGCCCAGGAACATGCTGCTCAAGGTGCATTGTGGTACCTCAAGATCTTTGGACACGCCAATTAA
- the LOC4347060 gene encoding ATP-dependent 6-phosphofructokinase 5, chloroplastic isoform X1 — translation MTFSGMDIALKASTHSSTSQQHWLHSTRYRCQYGLGSTHLNGRKRSPMVLSVRAVSGKSDLDFSDPSWKEKYQEDWNRRFSLPHITDIYDLKPRLTTFSLKKNRTDGGSLSADKWNGYVNKDDRALLKVIKYASPTSAGAECVDPDCSWVEHWIHRAGPRKEIYYEPAEVKAAIVTCGGLCPGLNDVIRQIVFTLEIYGVKNIVGIQFGYRGFFEKGLKEMPLSRKVVENINLSGGSFLGVSRGGAKTSEIVDSIQARRIDMLFVIGGNGSHAGANAIHEECRKRKLKVSVVAVPKTIDNDILFMDKTFGFDTAVEEAQRAINSAYIEARSAYHGIGLVKLMGRSSGFIAMQASLSSGQIDVCLIPEVSFTLDGEHGVMRHLEHLLEKKGFCVVCVAEGAGQDLLQKSNATDASGNVILSDFGVHMQQKIKSHFKDIGVPADVKYIDPTYMVRACRANASDAILCTVLGQNAVHGAFAGFSGITSGICNTHYAFLPITEVITKPKRVNPNSRMWHRCLTSTGQPDFH, via the exons ATGACCTTTTCTGGGATGGACATTGCTTTAAAAGCAAGCACACACTCTTCTACATCCCAGCAACACTGGTTGCATTCAACCAGGTACCGGTGTCAATATGGTTTGGGTTCCACTCACTTGAATGGAAGAAAGAGAAGTCCTATGGTACTGTCTGTAAGAGCTGTTTCTGGGAAATCAGACTTAGATTTCAGTGATCCTTCTTGGAAGGAAAAGTATCAAGAAGACTGGAATAGGCGTTTCAGTTTGCCGCATATTACAGATATATATGATTTGAAGCCAAGGCTAACTACATTCTCTCTGAAGAAAAACAG GACTGATGGTGGTAGTTTATCAGCAGATAAGTGGAATGGCTATGTAAATAAGGATGACCGTGCACTTCTGAAG GTGATAAAGTATGCCTCCCCTACTTCTGCTGGAGCTGAGTGCGTAGATCCTGACTGCAGTTGGGTTGAACATTG GATTCATCGTGCAGGGCCTCGTAAGGAGATATACTATGAGCCTGCAGAAGTAAAAGCTGCTATTGTTACCTGTGGAGGCCTCTGCCCTGGTTTAAATGATGTCATTAGACAG ATAGTATTTACATTGGAGATCTATGGGGTTAAGAACATTGTTGGAATTCAGTTTGGTTATCGTGGATTTTTTGAGAAAGGCTTAAAAGAAATGCCT CTTTCACGTAAAGTGGTGGAAAACATAAATCTTTCTGGTGGAAGTTTCCTAGGTGTGTCTCGTGGAGGAGCTAAAACTAGTGAGATCGTCGATAGTATACAA GCCAGAAGAATTGATATGCTTTTTGTAATTGGTGGAAACGGTAGCCATGCAGGAGCTAATGCTATCCATGAGGAG TGTCGTAAGAGAAAACTGAAAGTGTCAGTTGTAGCAGTTCCAAAGACAATTGATAATGATATACTATTCATGGATAAGACTTTTGGTTTTGACACGGCTGTAGAAGAAGCTCAGCGTGCCATCAATTCTGCCTACATAGAG GCACGAAGTGCATATCATGGAATTGGGTTGGTCAAATTAATGGGAAGAAGTAGTGGGTTCATTGCCATGCAAGCTTCTCTTTCCAGTGGACAGATTGATGTCTGCCTAATACCCGAG GTATCTTTTACACTAGATGGAGAACATGGTGTCATGCGACACCTTGAACATTTACTGGAAAAAAAGGGATTTTGCGTGGTTTGTGTTGCTGAAGGTGCAGGGCAG GATTTACTGCAAAAATCAAATGCAACTGATGCATCAGGAAATGTAATACTTAGTGACTTTGGTGTCCACATGCAACAGAAG ATTAAGAGTCATTTCAAGGACATCGGTGTTCCAGCTGATGTAAAATACATTGATCCGACATATATGGTCCGGGCCTGTCGTGCGAATGCATCTGATGCTATCTTGTGCACTGTACTTGGACAAAATGCT GTTCATGGAGCCTTTGCCGGGTTCAGTGGTATCACATCTGGTATTTGCAACACGCACTACGCTTTCCTCCCGATCACAGAAGTCATCACAAAACCAAAGCGCGTGAACCCCAACAGCAGGATGTGGCACCGCTGCCTCACTTCCACTGGCCAACCGGACTTCCACTGA
- the LOC4347059 gene encoding probable methyltransferase PMT2, which produces MAVKASSADNRTRSTVSLCIVIGMCCFFYILGAWQKSGFGKGDSIALEITKRTDCTILPNLSFDTHLAKQARPRDLVSPAKKFKPCPDRYTDYTPCQDQNRAMKFPRENMNYRERHCPPQKEKLHCLIPPPKGYVAPFPWPKSRDYVPFANCPYKSLTVEKAIQNWVQFEGNVFRFPGGGTQFPQGADKYIDQLASVVPIANGTVRTALDTGCGVASWGAYLLKRNVLAMSFAPRDSHEAQVQFALERGVPAVIGVLGTIKLPYPSRAFDMAHCSRCLIPWGANGGIYMMEVDRVLRPGGYWVLSGPPINWKVNYKGWQRTKKDLEAEQNKIEEIADLLCWEKVKEIGEMAIWRKRLNTESCPSRQDESSVQMCDSTNADDVWYKKMKPCVTPIPDVNDPSEVAGGAIKPFPSRLNAVPPRIANGLIPGVSSQAYQKDIKMWKKHVKAYSSVNKYLLTGRYRNIMDMNAGFGGFAAAIESPKSWVMNAVPTISKMSTLGAIYERGLIGIYHDWCEAFSTYPRTYDLIHASGLFTLYKNKCNMEDILLEMDRVLRPEGAVIMRDDVDILTKVNRLALGMKWNTRLVDHEDGPMVREKVLYAVKQYWVGGNQTAAAAA; this is translated from the exons ATGGCTGTGAAGGCGAGTTCTGCAGATAACAGGACCAGAAGCACCGTGTCACTATGCATAGTGATTGGCATGTGCTGCTTCTTCTACATCCTTGGGGCATGGCAGAAGAGCGGATTTGGAAAGGGGGACAGCATTGCGCTGGAGATCACGAAGCGAACGGACTGCACAATCTTGCCTAACCTTAGCTTCGACACGCACCTCGCTAAGCAGGCAAGGCCTCGCGATCTCGTTTCGCCGGCGAAGAAGTTTAAGCCGTGCCCGGATCGCTACACGGATTATACCCCTTGCCAAGATCAGAACAGAGCGATGAAGTTCCCTCGGGAGAATATGAATTACAGGGAGCGGCATTGCCCACCGCAGAAAGAGAAGCTGCACTGCCTGATACCGCCACCTAAGGGATATGTTGCTCCATTCCCATGGCCGAAAAGTCGGGACTATGTTCCTTTCGCGAATTGTCCCTATAAGAGCTTGACAGTCGAGAAAGCGATCCAGAATTGGGTTCAGTTCGAAGGCAACGTCTTCAGATTCCCTGGTGGAGGAACACAATTCCCTCAAGGAGCTGATAAGTACATCGATCAACTTGCATCAGTTGTTCCAATCGCCAATGGAACTGTCAGGACTGCATTGGACACTGGCTGTGGG GTGGCTAGTTGGGGAGCTTACTTATTAAAGAGAAATGTCTTGGCGATGTCATTTGCGCCAAGAGATTCACACGAGGCACAAGTGCAGTTTGCTCTGGAGAGGGGTGTCCCAGCTGTTATCGGTGTTCTTGGGACGATAAAACTCCCTTACCCATCAAGAGCCTTTGACATGGCCCATTGTTCCAGGTGTTTGATTCCATGGGGAGCAAATG GTGGAATATACATGATGGAAGTTGATAGGGTTCTAAGACCTGGTGGATACTGGGTGCTTTCAGGGCCTCCGATTAATTGGAAAGTGAACTACAAGGGTTGGCAGCGTACAAAGAAAGATCTTGAGGCGGAGCAGAATAAAATAGAGGAAATTGCTGACCTTCTTTGTTGGGAAAAAGTCAAAGAGATTGGTGAGATGGCAATATGGAGGAAAAGATTAAACACTGAGTCTTGTCCCTCTAGGCAAGATGAATCAAGTGTGCAGATGTGTGACTCAACAAATGCAGATGATGTCTG GTACAAGAAGATGAAGCCTTGTGTGACACCTATTCCTGATGTAAATGATCCAAGTGAAGTTGCTGGAGGTGCAATCAAGCCCTTCCCAAGCAGGCTCAATGCAGTTCCTCCAAGGATTGCTAATGGCCTGATTCCAGGTGTTTCATCTCAGGCCTACCAGAAAGACATCAAAATGTGGAAGAAGCATGTCAAGGCTTATAGCAGTGTGAACAAGTACCTCCTCACTGGAAGATACAGAAACATTATGGACATGAATGCAGGTTTTGGAGGATTTGCTGCTGCCATTGAGTCCCCAAAATCTTGGGTGATGAATGCCGTGCCTACGATTTCAAAGATGTCAACTCTAGGGGCTATTTACGAGCGAGGATTGATTGGCATATACCACGACTG GTGCGAAGCTTTCTCTACTTACCCAAGAACGTATGATCTTATCCACGCTAGTGGCCTTTTCACCCTGTACAAAAACAA GTGCAACATGGAAGACATCCTACTGGAGATGGACCGCGTCCTGAGGCCAGAAGGCGCCGTCATAATGAGGGACGATGTCGATATCCTGACGAAGGTGAACAGGCTCGCCCTCGGCATGAAATGGAACACGAGGCTGGTCGATCACGAGGACGGCCCCATGGTGCGTGAGAAGGTGCTGTATGCTGTGAAGCAGTACTGGGTAGGCGGAAACCAGactgcagcagctgcagcatgA
- the LOC4347060 gene encoding ATP-dependent 6-phosphofructokinase 5, chloroplastic isoform X2 — translation MLSTYNVIKYASPTSAGAECVDPDCSWVEHWIHRAGPRKEIYYEPAEVKAAIVTCGGLCPGLNDVIRQIVFTLEIYGVKNIVGIQFGYRGFFEKGLKEMPLSRKVVENINLSGGSFLGVSRGGAKTSEIVDSIQARRIDMLFVIGGNGSHAGANAIHEECRKRKLKVSVVAVPKTIDNDILFMDKTFGFDTAVEEAQRAINSAYIEARSAYHGIGLVKLMGRSSGFIAMQASLSSGQIDVCLIPEVSFTLDGEHGVMRHLEHLLEKKGFCVVCVAEGAGQDLLQKSNATDASGNVILSDFGVHMQQKIKSHFKDIGVPADVKYIDPTYMVRACRANASDAILCTVLGQNAVHGAFAGFSGITSGICNTHYAFLPITEVITKPKRVNPNSRMWHRCLTSTGQPDFH, via the exons ATGCTGAGCACATATAAT GTGATAAAGTATGCCTCCCCTACTTCTGCTGGAGCTGAGTGCGTAGATCCTGACTGCAGTTGGGTTGAACATTG GATTCATCGTGCAGGGCCTCGTAAGGAGATATACTATGAGCCTGCAGAAGTAAAAGCTGCTATTGTTACCTGTGGAGGCCTCTGCCCTGGTTTAAATGATGTCATTAGACAG ATAGTATTTACATTGGAGATCTATGGGGTTAAGAACATTGTTGGAATTCAGTTTGGTTATCGTGGATTTTTTGAGAAAGGCTTAAAAGAAATGCCT CTTTCACGTAAAGTGGTGGAAAACATAAATCTTTCTGGTGGAAGTTTCCTAGGTGTGTCTCGTGGAGGAGCTAAAACTAGTGAGATCGTCGATAGTATACAA GCCAGAAGAATTGATATGCTTTTTGTAATTGGTGGAAACGGTAGCCATGCAGGAGCTAATGCTATCCATGAGGAG TGTCGTAAGAGAAAACTGAAAGTGTCAGTTGTAGCAGTTCCAAAGACAATTGATAATGATATACTATTCATGGATAAGACTTTTGGTTTTGACACGGCTGTAGAAGAAGCTCAGCGTGCCATCAATTCTGCCTACATAGAG GCACGAAGTGCATATCATGGAATTGGGTTGGTCAAATTAATGGGAAGAAGTAGTGGGTTCATTGCCATGCAAGCTTCTCTTTCCAGTGGACAGATTGATGTCTGCCTAATACCCGAG GTATCTTTTACACTAGATGGAGAACATGGTGTCATGCGACACCTTGAACATTTACTGGAAAAAAAGGGATTTTGCGTGGTTTGTGTTGCTGAAGGTGCAGGGCAG GATTTACTGCAAAAATCAAATGCAACTGATGCATCAGGAAATGTAATACTTAGTGACTTTGGTGTCCACATGCAACAGAAG ATTAAGAGTCATTTCAAGGACATCGGTGTTCCAGCTGATGTAAAATACATTGATCCGACATATATGGTCCGGGCCTGTCGTGCGAATGCATCTGATGCTATCTTGTGCACTGTACTTGGACAAAATGCT GTTCATGGAGCCTTTGCCGGGTTCAGTGGTATCACATCTGGTATTTGCAACACGCACTACGCTTTCCTCCCGATCACAGAAGTCATCACAAAACCAAAGCGCGTGAACCCCAACAGCAGGATGTGGCACCGCTGCCTCACTTCCACTGGCCAACCGGACTTCCACTGA
- the LOC4347061 gene encoding sugar transport protein 7, with amino-acid sequence MAGGGVAALGVKKERAAEYKGRMTLAVGMACLVAAVGGAIFGYDIGISGGVTSMDPFLKKFFPVVFRKKNDDGQNNYCKYDNQGLSAFTSSLYLAGLVSSLAASPVTRNYGRRASIVCGGLSFLAGATLNAAAVNLVMLILGRILLGVGIGFGNQAVPLYLSEMAPAHLRGALNMMFQLATTLGIFTANMINYGTQHIRPWGWRLSLGLAAAPALLMTVGGLLLPETPNSLIERGRVEEGRRVLERIRGTADVDAEFTDMAEASELANSIEHPFRNILEPRNRPQLVMAVCMPAFQILTGINSILFYAPVLFQSMGFGGSASLYSSVLTGAVLFSSTIISISTVDRLGRRKLLISGGIQMIICQVIVAVILGVKFGTDKELTRSYSIAVVVVICLFVLAFGWSWGPLGWTVPSEIFPLETRSAGQSITVAVNLFFTFVIAQAFLSLLCALKFGIFLFFAGWITVMTVFVHVFLPETKGVPIEEMVLLWRKHWFWKKVMPDLPLEDGDSHHK; translated from the exons atggcgggaggcggcgtggcggcgctggGGGTGAAGaaggagcgggcggcggagtaCAAGGGCCGCATGACGCTCGCCGTCGGCATGGcctgcctcgtcgccgccgtcggcggcgccatCTTCGGCTACGACATCGGCATCTCCG GGGGAGTGACGTCCATGGATCCGTTCCTCAAGAAGTTCTTCCCGGTGGTGTTCCGGAAGAAGAACGACGACGGCCAGAACAACTACTGCAAGTACGACAACCAGGGCCTCTCGGCGTTCACCTCCTCCCTCTacctcgccggcctcgtctCCTCCCTTGCCGCCTCGCCGGTGACGAGGAACTACGGCCGCCGCGCCAGCATCGTCTGCGGCGGCCTCAgcttcctcgccggcgccacgctcaacgccgccgccgttaaCCTCGTCATGCTCATCCTCGGCCGCATCCTGCTCGGCGTCGGCATCGGCTTCGGCAACCAG GCCGTGCCGCTGTACCTGTCGGAAATGGCGCCGGCGCACCTCCGCGGCGCGCTGAACATGATGTTCCAGCTGGCGACGACGCTGGGCATCTTCACGGCGAACATGATCAACTACGGGACGCAGCACATCAGGCCGTGGGGGTGGCGGCTCTCGCTggggctcgcggcggcgccggcgctgctGATGACCGTCGGCGGGCTGCTCCTGCCGGAGACGCCCAACAGCCTGATCGAGCGCGggcgcgtcgaggagggccGCCGCGTGCTGGAGCGCATCCGGGGCACCGCCGACGTGGACGCCGAGTTCACGGACATGGCGGAGGCGAGCGAGCTCGCCAACTCCATCGAGCACCCGTTCCGCAACATCCTGGAGCCGCGCAACCGGCCGCAGCTGGTGATGGCGGTGTGCATGCCGGCGTTCCAGATCCTGACGGGCATCAACTCCATCCTCTTCTACGCGCCCGTGCTGTTCCAGAGCATGGGCTTCGGCGGCAGCGCGTCGCTCTACTCCTCAGTCCTCACCGGCGCCgtcctcttctcctccaccatcatctccatctccaccgtcgaccgcctcggccgccgcaaGCTCCTCATCAGCGGCGGCATCCAAATGATCATCTGCCAG GTGATAGTGGCGGTGATCTTGGGGGTGAAGTTCGGGACGGACAAGGAGCTGACGAGGAGCTACTCGatcgcggtggtggtggtgatctGCCTGTTCGTGCTGGCGTTCGGGTGGTCGTGGGGGCCGCTGGGGTGGACGGTGCCGAGCGAGATCTTCCCGCTGGAGACGAGGTCGGCGGGGCAGAGCATCACGGTGGCGGTGAACCTCTTCTTCACCTTCGTCATCGCGCAGGCGTTCCTGTCCCTGCTCTGCGCGCTCAAGTTCGgcatcttcctcttcttcgcCGGGTGGATCACCGTCATGACCGTCTTCGTCCACGTCTTCCTGCCGGAGACCAAGGGCGTGCCCATCGAGGAGATGGTGCTCCTATGGAGGAAGCACTGGTTCTGGAAGAAGGTCATGCCCGACCTGCCGCTCGAGGACGGCGACAGTCATCACAAGTGA